CAGGACCTGATGGCACACTTGATACGCGACCGCGCTAGGTGGCGTCGGTAGATCGAGCACCGCTCGCGGAAGTGCCGGTCTGCTCGGTTCCGAGAGGTGGGCGTTTCTGCTCGGGATCTGTTGTTCGGCGCTGGTCAGTTGAGGCCGAGGACGGTGAGCAACGCGGCGTCGACCCCCCACTGCTCTTCCGGTGTGAGATGGCCGGCGAGGTCACCGAGCCGCTGAAGATCGACTGCACCGACCTGCTCGACAAGCACCCTGGTGAGGGTGCCGTCGATATCGATCTCGGGTCGGAAGGAAGCTGGTTTGGCGCTGGTCGATGTGGGTGCCACCAGAACTACCGATCGTGGGAGGAAGGCATCGGATTGCACGACGACACCGAAACGACGCCCTCGCTGTTCGTGTCCCAGCCCCTTGGGGAGTCGCAGGGCGAAGATGTCACCCCGGTGCACGGAGACTCTCCATGAGCTCGGCCACCGCCATCATCTCCGCGCGGTCGTGGTCATCGGCTTCGAGAGCGGCGACCTCTTCAGCGAGAGCCCGCTTGTCATGAAGCCGGGACGCAGCCTCAACGAGTGCGGCACGGATCGCTTCGGAGCGAGACATGCCGGTTGCCTCGAGCTCGCTCAGGGCATGGAGAGCGTCGTCGTCGAGTCGGACCGATATCGCTTGAGTCATGCGATCAACGTATCACGATCTGTGATACAGGGCAATAGACACGGGCGAAGAGTGCACTCGCACGTGCCGATACCGGACACTCGGCGAGATGTGCGTTCGTGTTCCCGATCTCGTGATCGGCGCTGGTCAGGACGCCTACGTGA
This DNA window, taken from Acidimicrobiia bacterium, encodes the following:
- a CDS encoding type II toxin-antitoxin system PemK/MazF family toxin, producing the protein MHRGDIFALRLPKGLGHEQRGRRFGVVVQSDAFLPRSVVLVAPTSTSAKPASFRPEIDIDGTLTRVLVEQVGAVDLQRLGDLAGHLTPEEQWGVDAALLTVLGLN
- a CDS encoding ribbon-helix-helix protein, CopG family, producing MTQAISVRLDDDALHALSELEATGMSRSEAIRAALVEAASRLHDKRALAEEVAALEADDHDRAEMMAVAELMESLRAPG